gactttTTAGTACCTGAGCCTAGGAATCTAGGTACACTACCTACCTACGTACCTACCTACCTAACCAGCCTACCTAACCtatacctacctacctgcctaATTCCTACCTACCTGTACCCTACCCTACCCACCCACCTACCCcaccacctacctacctacctattcCTACCTTTACCCTACCCCTACCTTACCCCACCCACCTGCCTACcacctatctacctacctacctaccaacagTACTCCTACTTACCTACCTTCCTTCCTACCTGCCTAGATTCCTACCCCCTCTCCTACCTTCCTACACCTACCTTACTACCTTACCCCTGCCTTCCTGCCTACCTACCTACACCTAGATTCTACCTGCCTatccctacctacctacctacctacctagaTTCCTACCTACCtttacttacctacctacctgcctaCCACCTTACCtaccacctacctacctacctttaCCCACCCCCTACCTACCTGCCTACCCCTTCCTACTACCTACCTAcccctacctacctacctttaCTTACCTACCCCTACCTGCCTACCTTCCTACCTGCCCTTTCCTACCACCCTACCTGCCTACCCCCTACCTAAAACCTACTACCTGCCACCTAGACCTAACCTACCTACCAACCTTCCTACCTAGATTCCTACCTACCTATTTACTTACCTACCTAtttacttacctacctacctaccttcctacctacctacctagaTAACTACCTACCTgccagttacactgaaaacaactgcttcggTCGAGTGGAGTCGAGCtcgaactgtatcatggaagaGTGTCATTAATCAGTGTTGTACGACCTTATTTGACTACGGTTTGAatttaacagacatttgtttatatttaaaataaaaaccaaaacactgacCCATTTAAATCCTACAACACGTTTCCtgtaaatgacaacatgaagaaaatgaaacctTTTTTCTCTGCATGCTATTGCAGGTTCGATGTGATGCAACACCGCTGCATGTGAGTGTTGTAAACAAATCTTTACAGGAatttatatgcaaataaaaatagtcAGCAAAATGGAACCTTGATGTGTAAAGGGTGCAATTTAAATTTGGgcatgataataaaataaaaaaaataaaaaaatgtttaatgtgtgATTCACGACAAATACATCTACAATGAAATGATTGTCATTATGctgtaaaacatgtttcaaaTACACGCTGAATCACATCTGCTCTCCTGGTTTCTGCAGAGTTTCTCATGCTCATGTGATCCccggcagtgtgtgtgtgtgtgtgtgtgtgtgcgcgcctgtAACTTTCCAAGAGCGATGATATCATTCGGGATTTCCAGTCCAGCCCTCTTCCTGTCACATGGTCAGGATTAGAGGCAGAGGGGCTACTGCCATGTGTCTCTTGCGGAGTGCAAACCTTTTTGACTCActctgttcactcactcactaatcATGCTGTCACATCTGAACTTCCCTAGAAATCCACAGTCCTCGTCTTTTGAGTGAAAACGTTGGTGGATTTTTCCATGAAATCACATGTTAATCCCAACGTTTCCCTACAGTGAGACCTCATCTCAGTGCTTTTCTTAAAGAGCActttgtgatgtgtttttgtcccCATTCAAAGTTGACTGAGCAAAtacatgatatgatatgaccATGGACTGTGTATAGAGACAATGGACATcgtcttttaaaacaaatgcaggtatgtatgtatgtatgtatgtatacatacatacatacatttatacataaatacatacatacatacatacatacataaatacatacatacatacatttatacataaatacatacatacatacatacatttatacataaatacatacatacatacatatatacataaatacataaatacataaatgcatacttaaatacatacatacataaatacatacatacatttatacataaatacatacatatatacataaatacataaatgcatacttaaatacatacatacatttatacataaatacatacatatatacataaatacataaatgcatacttaaaaacatacatacatacatttatacataaatacatacatacataaatacatacatacatttatacataaatacatacatacataaatacatacatacatttatacataaatacatacatacatacatacatatatacatcaatacatacatacatacataaatacataaatgcataaatgcatacataaatacatacatacatacatatatacatcaatacatacatatatacataaatacataaatgcatacttaaatacatatatacatcaatacatacatacatacatacatttatacataaatacatacatacatatatttatacataaatacatacatacatatatacataaatacatgatACAGTTTGTGAGCACATGAtggctgttgtttttattaaaaacttcTATAGTTTATTTGCATgtttcacagagagtgagatACGTGCCAGTCTTCAGTTCAccaagagagaggaagagaaagagagagagagaaaaccaaatgactgacatttactgtaaatacaggCCAGTGATGTATAAACTGCAATTGCTGAAGTAAATTTCCAGATCTTCGCTCCTCCCTCGGCCACTCCCCCTTTTTCACATTCACTttgagttagttagttagtggttttgttttgatgcaACATGTGCTCAGACACTCCCTCTTCACTCACTGCAAATGACATAAAGAACAGAAGCAACTCACACACGTGAAACATTTCCTCTGTGAAGACGAGAAGAAAACAAGCTGTTGGTCTTTCTTAATCATGAAGACGAGCAACGCGAGCGACACGAGCGGTGAGagatttactttactttaaatatCAGTTGCTGAAAATGCAAATGCTTTTTATTGTATTGATCTTATTGAATTGTTCAGTATATTATTGTatcttattgttattgtttctttatattatttatttagtaatggACAGTAAACAGTAGAATGTTaaccttttattttaatatttaatattttatatataaaatattaaacaccTTTAGCAAGGAGACGCTTGCACACTGTCTAAACTTTtacaaatactttattattGCTGCCACAGTTGTGTGAGTCGAGTCATCAccagtaaaataaaattcatatatatacaatttGAAACCATTCatcaaataattaaattatgatcaataatgaaaaaagaaaataatgtttaaataattttaatataaatacaaatatataccacaacaaaaacaaacaaaaacagaaagagaaacagtAACAAAAGCACTAAAATGGAACTGTGGATTAGAATCCAGAGGGATTAAAGAACAGGGAAAGAATAAGAATCAGAAGAACTAATCTGTGATTTTGGACTGAGATGTGAAATACTGCCCcctacagttcaaagttcacaatCATGCTTTAAAGTTCTTAAAAACAGATTGAAGTTTATTCTTTCCCTGCTCTTTAATCTACAGTTCTTTGTTCACTTCTGTGCCATGGTCAAAATaaacgcagacagacagacagtcagacagacagacagacagacagacagatggacacagTCCTCACCTCCCTTTGATCTGTGTGCGGGTTACTGCGGCAACCGTGaactaaatgacacatttgagcGGTTCAgtttgttcagtgtgtgtgttggtgcggCGTCGACTTTGATTTGGTTTAGATAAGGAAGTTCCACacgtgtcagtgtgtctgtctgtctgactgtctgtctgactgtctgtctgtctgacagttaATCACATCACTGTCAAACAGGTTCACAGCTGCACAGGTGACTACGTCGGGGAGAAGGAATGTGATCAGTAAAGTCTGCAACATCAAATTGTAAAACATACACGGAGTCAgtgcagaaaataaaatatcaaatacgCAACTAATGAATAAACTACAAAATTCTAAAATATTATTTGCATAATTTTGTCTAGTTCTAGCTCTAATAATCtaaatacaacaaagaaaagaaaatatttgtcCCTTTTAATTGTAACATCCCTTAACATaatcatcaaaattaaaatacagGAATAGTAAATAATAAGCAtccatttcattcattaaacataGTTAATATAGTTAATTTTATTCTAAGTAATTGAGGGGCTAATGTCAAATTATTTGACATatctgaacatttaaaaaaataaagcaaaactacttttttaatataacatgccaaacacaaaaaaagtctaaaaaagatcaattattattgattattatcaAAAAAGATAAGATTATCTACTACTACGATACTTATTGCTTTGTATCTGTATTTTAGTTTGTTACACAGCATTAATCGTGTTTAtataaactatgatattttattGCGGGTCACATAAGCATGGAGTGCTTTCACAGGAAGTTAATTACCTTCGATTATGACACGTGATTATTTTACAGCAACAGTAAAGTCCGATTGGAGTAAGTATGAAAGTACATTTTGGTGTAATGATTTCCTCCACAGTCTCATGTGACTCATATCTTTGCTTTCATAATTGTTTGCCACCATATGCCGGCCACTGATAGTGTTTCCAGTAAACTGCAGAACTCGAGTTTCAGGTTTGATGTAGTTGtggtcatgtaaaaaaaatctacttttttaaggtaaaattaaaaaaaattcaacttaAAGAGCCACTGAAACTaatttttattcagatttatttaGCAATATTATGACCAAAAATGTGTGAACCAATTGGATCCGTACTcaaatcaccaccaaaatcgAATCATTTCTTAATTCACGTCCctcaaagacaaacagagaaaaaaacagcttttggTAATCGATGTATAACCCTGTTTATGTTTCCTTCACAGTTGCTCTTGTATCAGATACGATGTCAAACTGCTGTGGCCTCTTCTGCCTCGACCCCCTGACCTTTCACAGCCGCGCTGTGGGAGAAAGCGTTCGTCTGAGCCGCGACTGTCGCCGGGCGGAGAGAACCGGCGACACGTTCCGAAACGGCCTGGTGTTCAGCAACCGCGCGGTGAAGGTCCAGGAGAGGGTGTGCGTGCGGGTGGAGGCGCAGTCGACGAGGTGGGACGGCAGTCTGCGCGTGGGCTTCACCAACGTGCCGCCCTCGGCCCAGGCCCTGCCTCTGCCCTGCATGGCCATACCCGACCTCACGGACCGCCCCGGACACTGGGTGGCTCTCGTGCACGAATCCTTCTGCCGGGTGGGGTCGGAGCTGACGTTCTGGGTCTCACATGGTGGCAACGTATATTTGAAGAGCAACAGCGTCAGAAAACGCAAACTTCTGTGTGGAGTGGACCTCGCGCGGCCGCTGTGGGCCGTGATAGACGTCTATGGACAGACGCGGTCCATCTTCCTCCAGGGTAAGTTTCCGTTCAGATATCAGTAGACCAGTTAGTAAGATCACAGCTAAACACAGAGGTAGTTCTTTTGCTTTTGGCactaaagatgtaaaaaaacattttcgttcactgaaataaaaatataaactaaaGGTATAATAACTATTATAACTGAATTGTAACTAAAATTGTAgtcaaaatatgcaaatatatatatatggttttctaaatttatttcataaataatCCTTTAGGAttcatatgaagtgtgtttatttttcataacataaggagttgtgtattattaccaCGGCAATTTACCCAGGATGCTCtgcggcacggatctgtgccgtgtgagcactaagggttaaaattacacacaatacttattatgacttttttgaatcttgcacctggtaAATACTCCATATAAACTAATACAAACTAGCAAACTCactctaaaaactaattaaaacaaactcattttaaaagcaaaaaagtgaaaacaaaagcacttaaGATTTTTATCATGGCACTTGTTCATTTCTTTAAAGTAGATGATATCATTTCCGTTATTATAGATATTGAGGCTACAATAGTTTAGTAGTTCCTCAAACACACTTGGAAGAGAACAGGCGACTCATTTTTTAcctactgtgcctttaaatgtgCTGTAGGAATAAACTGTAACTTCGCaggctgttttgttgttgtttgatttttgcagcACTAATTCCAATTGTCCTgctcttctttttgtttgtttttgctacAGGCTCAGCGAAGAAAAGAGGTTTCATCACGTACAGATCCTGTCttgcacctgcacctgcacctgcacctgcaccttcacctgcacctgcacctgcactgTCTCATGCTGACGACATCGACAGTTTGACGTCCAGCGTCTCAATTCTCTGCAAAACCCTCG
The DNA window shown above is from Solea senegalensis isolate Sse05_10M linkage group LG5, IFAPA_SoseM_1, whole genome shotgun sequence and carries:
- the LOC122769363 gene encoding E3 ubiquitin-protein ligase NEURL3, which codes for MKTSNASDTSVALVSDTMSNCCGLFCLDPLTFHSRAVGESVRLSRDCRRAERTGDTFRNGLVFSNRAVKVQERVCVRVEAQSTRWDGSLRVGFTNVPPSAQALPLPCMAIPDLTDRPGHWVALVHESFCRVGSELTFWVSHGGNVYLKSNSVRKRKLLCGVDLARPLWAVIDVYGQTRSIFLQGSAKKRGFITYRSCLAPAPAPAPAPSPAPAPALSHADDIDSLTSSVSILCKTLDECDASRRSEEIPVDKQCVVCLDQEAEITLRCGHRCLCQRCALRIYHQFGTCPLCRYVIS